In Terriglobia bacterium, the genomic stretch CATCGGCCTCATCCCTGAGATTACGCCCCGCTACCGGAGCACGTATTTCAACCACATCTTCAACGGCGGCTATTCGGCCGGATATTACGTTTACATCTGGGCCGCGCAGCTGGATGCCGACGCCTTCGAAGCCTTCAGGGAGAAGGGTCTGTTCGATAAGGCGACAGCGACCGCATTCCGCAAAAGCGTGCTCGAAAAGTACGGCGCCCTCGATCTCATGACTCAGTACAAGGCGTTCCGCGGCGCCGAGCCCAAGATCGAACCGCTGCTGAAACGCCGCGGCCTGCTGGATATCAAGAAGTAGATAATCAGGGGACTCGCGATCCGCACCACATCCATCGATGGAGAAGTTTAAGGAAACTTTTGCGAGACTTGAGGGTTAGGTCCTAAAGAGATGGGGATTTGGCTCATGCGGGGAGGCCTGGTTGTCTCGATAACGCTCATGACTCTCCTCGCGGGGTGCGGCGGCAAAAGCAGTTCCGGCAGCGTTTCCCCTGCAGCTCCTGTCGTCCTATTAGCCCTACAATTCATGGTTGCCTTTATTTGCGGAACTTGTGGGAGAGGATCGTGTCTAATCAGGGAAATCCTGACCGGAGGTATCCACCATGACCGGACTCAGATTGATTGTCAGCCTCGCAGCGATTGTTGCGCTTCTGGCCCGGTCCGGCGGCTTTGCCGCATCCTGCTCTACCCTTTTGGCCTGCGCGCCGGCCGCGGCGCAGGTGGATCAGGGCGCCCCTCGGCAGGGCGTTCAAGTTTTATTCGGTTTCCATAATGCCAACCTGCAGGAAGCTCTGCCTGAATTTGGCCGCTTGCTGGATCTGGGTTCGGTCCGGGTTGATCCAGAAGTCAGAGGGACTCTGACCATTGAAAGCTCGAGCCCTGTGTCAAGGGAGGATGCATTCCAGCTGTTTCTCAGGGTTCTGCGCGACCACAAGGCGGTGCTGGTTCAAACGACGGAACCGACGAAGATCTATACGGTCGTACCCGCTGCGCAAGGCCTCCCGCGGCATTCCGAACTGGTTACGGATCTGCCGCCGGCATTTCCCGGCCCGTATTCCAGCACGGTTCCTGGCGTCGAGAGCCCGACACGCGAACCTCTGCGCGTCGGCGGCAACATCCAGGAATTGAAGCTCATCAAGAAGGTCGCGCCGGTTTACCCTGAACCGGCCACGCGGATGCGCGTTGCCCGACCTCTCCTGCTGCGGGTGCTGCTGAACGAACTGGGAGAAGTGGCGAACGTCAGGATTTACGGTGGAGGCCATCCGCTGCTTCAACTGCCGGCCGTGGAAGCAGTAAAGCAGTGGCGTTATTCCCCGACCTACGTGAATGGTGAAGCTGTCCCGGTGATTACGACCGTAAGGATAGATTTCGACCCGCGAAACCCGCAGCGTCTACCGTCCCACTGATATCTCCTGAGGGCAACTTTTGCCGGAGACCTCCGGGATCCGGGGGTTGCGAAGTTTTTCCCGTCTTTCTGACAGAATGGGTCAAGTCACTCTATAGAACCACGAAATACGCGAAACCCACGATAAAGAATTTTTGGGTTTTGTGTATTTCGTGGTTGCTGATACGGCTGCGGCTCCGGGACCATGCTAAGATTATCCGCGGTTTCCTTTGCATGTGCCCGGCGGCTCAATGAACTGCCAGCAGGATCTCGGCACGGCGGTTTTCTTTGCGCCCGGCCTCAGTCTTGATATCGCCGACAGTGCTGGCACCGCCATCCGTAGCCGTGATCCGGGACGCATCGATCCCTTTGCTCACCAGGTAATCCGCTATCGCCTGTGCCCGCTTCTGACCCAGCCCTTTGACCCTCGCCTCGCGTCTGGAACCATCCGTATAGCCGGCCACCGAGGCGCGCAGTTGCGGATCATTCTTCATCTGCACGGCAACGCTATCGAGGATTGCCTTGGCAACATTGTTCGGGCGGAACTGGTTCTCCGCAAAGCCCGAAACGTTGATCTTCTGGCTTACGTTTACAGTCATGGTACAGGACGCCCTGCCGCCGCGACCATTGTCCACCGTTGCCGTCACAGTGTAGGTGCCGGCATTCAGACCGGCCGCGTCGAAAGAAGCGCTCTGCCCCGAACCGCTGACCGTGCCCCCCGTAGCACTCCAGGTAACCGTGGGCGTGGCCCTTTCCGCGACTGCCCGCACTGTAAGCTGGGCTTTGTTGCCCGATTCGATGTCCACGGTCGGCGTCTGGCACTGGATCGTGGGCGGTGGAATCGGTATTTCGCGAACCGTGACGTTGCTTGAGCAGGACGCCGTGAACTTGCCGGTGTTCACGGTCACGCCTATTGTGTAATTGCCCGGCTGCCTCCCTTCCGAACCAAACGTGAAGGTCGAGCTGCCGGCAGCCTGGGCCTGTCCGTTGATTGTCCAGGAATACGTCAGCGGCGATCCGTCCGGACTGGCGGCAGTGGCACGCACGGTAGCCGTCTCCCCGACCATGATTGATGCCGGCGATACGGAACAGGAGACCGTCGGCGGCAGGTATTTCTTGTTTACTGTGATGTCAGCCGAGCATGGAACACTATGCTTGTACTTGTCCGACACAGTGACGGTGACCGTGTACTTCCCGGGTTGCACGCCCGTGGCATCAAACGTAGCCGTATCGCCCGTTCCGGTCAATTTGCCGCCGGTCGAGGTCCATGCGTAGTTTACAGTCGCCTTTTTGCTGGGGAGCGTCACGGTGGCGCGCACAGTCGCTCTTTCATCCTGAATGATTTGCTGGGGCGAAAATGCGCAAGTCACCGTGGGCGGCCGTTTGTGACAGCCAATGGAAGGCAGCAATATCATGATAGTTGCCGCAACAGCACTTGCATGCTTGTATCTCATAACCCCTCATCCCCCAAAAGTATATTAACAGGCTGCACAGAATCTGGCACATGAAGGAGCGCATTGGAGGTGCCAGAACAGTTGTGTGAGAACGAAAACCCATCACCGCATACACGACCCGGAAACCTCTCCAGTGTAACTCTCATAAATTCAGTAGTCAAACCGATCCCGATGCCGTTTCCGATGTCAAGCAGTGATGTCTTCGTTTTTCTTGCCCATTGCGACAACCGTCAGACCGAATGGCAGAGACATCTGCGTGATCAAGGAAGCCTCACTGCTGAGAATTCGAGCGAAAAGCCGATTCATCCAATGAAATGAGATGGCCAGGTCTGACGCCTCCCGCGGGGGGAACAGTAGTTCGCTCCAGCGCTTCACTACCGCCAGGGGCATCAGCCACATGTTGGCGTAACTGAGGAATTTGCACTGCCAACCGTTCTTTTCCAGAAGGCGGCGCACCTCATCCCTGGTATAGCGGTGCTGAATGTCTACGGCCCGGTCGTGGGCCCCGCGCAGCCAGGGACAGGCCGGCAGCCGCAGCAGCACCAGCCCTCCCGGCTTCAGTACGCGTCCCAACTCCGACCAGGCTCTGGCTTCCTCCTCCCCCGGCAGCGTGCAAAGAACATCGAAAGAAGTAACCAGGTCAAAGAAATTGGATGGGAAGGGCAATTCGGCGATGGAGCCCCTTGTAAGGAGAGGGATTCCGCGCCCTTGACAATAGTGAAGAGCCCAGCGGGAGAGGTCGATCCCGAAAACCCGGCCGTACGCGCTCAGGTACCGGAAGCAGCCGCCCGTTCCGCACCCTGCGTCCAGGATTTTCAATTCCCGGGTGGGGCCAAGACACTTTTCTATCACTCGCCGGCTGATTTGTTCCATGCCCCGGTACCACCAGAGACTTTGCTCGGCCTCGTACATCAACCGGTATTCCTCTGGCTTCAACTCAGCCTCCCGGCTTTCCGAGCTGGAACAGGCAGGCAAAACGATCCAGCGTGTCCGTCAGGATCGGCTTGCGGCTTCACGCACCACAGGCGCTGTCAGGACGAACCGGCTTCCATGGCCGGGTGCGCTCTGGATCTCCAGCTTGCCCCCGATCAGGTCGAGCCGTTCACAGATGCTGAACAGCCCGAACCCTCCGCCGGTTTCGCCCGCCAGTTTAAGGCCGGCCGGATCAAATCCCGTTCCATCGTCACAGACCGTGATCTGCAGAGTACGGCCCTCGGTCTGGCGCAACGTCAGCGTCACCGAATTGACGCGTGCGTGTTTGACTGCGTTGAACAGCAATTCGCGGACGGATTCGAACAGCAGGACTTTCACATCGTCTGCGACGGGAGGGATGCCCGTTTCCGCTCTCATGTTGACGGCCAGTCCATGCTTGTCGGCCATCCATCGAGCCAACCATTCGAGGCCCGCCGGCAGCCCCAGATCATGCAGTACCGGAGGGCTCAGCTCTGCGGTCAGCGAACGGGTGGCGCTGATCGATTCGCCGAGCAGATTCTCAATTTCCTTCGCAGCCTGCTTCACCGGTCCGTCAGCCGTCATTTCCAGCATCGACACACGCAGATTCGCCGCCACCAGCAGTTGTTGGAGATGATCATGCAGGATCTGAGCCATCCGCCGGCGTTCGCGCTGCTCGGCCAGGGTCAGCTCTCCGGCCAGGGCCCGCAGTTGGCTGGCGCGGACACTTAGCTGATCCTCGGCCTGCTTCCGCTGCCGGACTTCTTCCTGGAGCGATTGGACCGTCGCGGCGAGTTCTGCCGTCCGTTGCTGAATCTTTTCTTCGAGCTGGTCATGCGCCAACTGCAGCTCGCGCAGAACCCGCTGCCGTTCGATCGCATAACGAGCGGCGCGCGAGATGTTCTCCGCCGAGGTCTTTCCTTTGATGAGGTAGTCCTGCGCGCCGGCGCGCAGGCTCTCCAGGCCCAGTTGTGCGTCCTCGAGGCCTGTCAATACGACGATGGGCAAATCGTGAAACGCAACTTGCGCGCGCCGGACCGTCTCCAGCCCGTCGCTTTCGGTCAGGCTCAGATCCAGAAAGACGACGGCAATCTGCCCGCCGGCGGCGAGCTGCCGTCCCGCGGCCAGATCGCCGCAGGTTGCGATCTCGAAGGTGCCTGCAGCCCCGGCCAGCTGTTCCTGGAATAGTGCAGCATCAGCCGGATTGTCCTCAATCAGCAATATCTTCTGAGTGGTCTTCTTCATTATCGGGGATTCCCTGTGCGAAGGCGGCAATCCGCTTAACAATTTCCTGGAGCTTCCTGAAAGGGAGAAGCAAAAGGTAGAGCCTTCTCCAGCTTCCGATTCTACCCAGATATGACCACCATTTTGTACCACGATCTTCTTACACATCGCCAGCCCGTTGCCTGTTCCAGGATATTTTTCACTTACGCGCAGCCACTGGAAGAACCAAGGTGCGTTGCCGGCTTCGGTTCGTGGGCCGGCATCGAGGCCGTTAGCCGTTGCGCTGAGAGTGCCGATGCCCACTGCCAGGGCCAACATTGCCCGGATCATGTATTTGACACTGTCACTTGCAGCGGGGTGTGTTGCTCATGGCGATGGCAGCGTGAAGTGGAAAGTTGATCCGACACCCGGCTGCGACTCAACCCAGATCCGACCGCCGTGGCGCTCCACGATCCGCTTGCAGATGGCCAGGCCGATGCCGGTGCCGGGGTATTCCCCGCGCGGGTGCAGGCGCCGGAAGATCTGGAAGACGCGTTCGTGCTGGTCCGGAGCGATGCCGATGCCGTTGTCACGCACCGAAATGACCCACCGGCCCCTGCGTCGCTCCGCGCCGACGTGGATCTCGCAGGGCTGGTTCGCCTTGCGAAACTTGATCGCATTCCCGATCAAATTCTGAAAGAGCTGCGTTAACTGGGTCTCATCGCCGGAAACGGTCGGCAGACTGTCGTGCGTAATCGTGGCGCCCGCCTCTCTGATGCTGGTCCGAAGGTTCGCCAGGGCAGCCGAAAGAGGTCCACTCGCGTCGGTGGGCCCAAATTCGCGCCTGCGCCGATCCACGCGGCTATAGGCCAGGAGGTCATTGATCAGGTCGGACATCCGGTTGGCGCTGTCCACGGCGTAGCCAATATATTCCCTGGCCTTGCCATCCAGCTGCGCTCCAAATCGTTCCAGCAGCAGATCGAGGAATCCGCTGATATTCCGGAGCGGCTCCTGGAGGTCGTGGCTGGCAGCATAGACGAACTGCCCGAGGTCCTTGTTGGATCGTTGAAGTTCTTCCTTGATCGCGGCCAATTGCTCGTTCGCCTGGGGCAGTTCCTCCTGCTCACGGATGGCGCGGATGGTCTCTTCGGCCTCTGCCAGCCGGGCCTGCAATTCCTCGTTCTCCTGCTGCAACTGCTGCCTAGTCTTTGTTCTTGCCTTGCCCATGGA encodes the following:
- a CDS encoding methyltransferase domain-containing protein, with product MKPEEYRLMYEAEQSLWWYRGMEQISRRVIEKCLGPTRELKILDAGCGTGGCFRYLSAYGRVFGIDLSRWALHYCQGRGIPLLTRGSIAELPFPSNFFDLVTSFDVLCTLPGEEEARAWSELGRVLKPGGLVLLRLPACPWLRGAHDRAVDIQHRYTRDEVRRLLEKNGWQCKFLSYANMWLMPLAVVKRWSELLFPPREASDLAISFHWMNRLFARILSSEASLITQMSLPFGLTVVAMGKKNEDITA
- a CDS encoding energy transducer TonB — translated: MTGLRLIVSLAAIVALLARSGGFAASCSTLLACAPAAAQVDQGAPRQGVQVLFGFHNANLQEALPEFGRLLDLGSVRVDPEVRGTLTIESSSPVSREDAFQLFLRVLRDHKAVLVQTTEPTKIYTVVPAAQGLPRHSELVTDLPPAFPGPYSSTVPGVESPTREPLRVGGNIQELKLIKKVAPVYPEPATRMRVARPLLLRVLLNELGEVANVRIYGGGHPLLQLPAVEAVKQWRYSPTYVNGEAVPVITTVRIDFDPRNPQRLPSH
- a CDS encoding response regulator, with product MLALAVGIGTLSATANGLDAGPRTEAGNAPWFFQWLRVSEKYPGTGNGLAMCKKIVVQNGGHIWVESEAGEGSTFCFSLSGSSRKLLSGLPPSHRESPIMKKTTQKILLIEDNPADAALFQEQLAGAAGTFEIATCGDLAAGRQLAAGGQIAVVFLDLSLTESDGLETVRRAQVAFHDLPIVVLTGLEDAQLGLESLRAGAQDYLIKGKTSAENISRAARYAIERQRVLRELQLAHDQLEEKIQQRTAELAATVQSLQEEVRQRKQAEDQLSVRASQLRALAGELTLAEQRERRRMAQILHDHLQQLLVAANLRVSMLEMTADGPVKQAAKEIENLLGESISATRSLTAELSPPVLHDLGLPAGLEWLARWMADKHGLAVNMRAETGIPPVADDVKVLLFESVRELLFNAVKHARVNSVTLTLRQTEGRTLQITVCDDGTGFDPAGLKLAGETGGGFGLFSICERLDLIGGKLEIQSAPGHGSRFVLTAPVVREAASRS
- a CDS encoding PKD domain-containing protein → MRYKHASAVAATIMILLPSIGCHKRPPTVTCAFSPQQIIQDERATVRATVTLPSKKATVNYAWTSTGGKLTGTGDTATFDATGVQPGKYTVTVTVSDKYKHSVPCSADITVNKKYLPPTVSCSVSPASIMVGETATVRATAASPDGSPLTYSWTINGQAQAAGSSTFTFGSEGRQPGNYTIGVTVNTGKFTASCSSNVTVREIPIPPPTIQCQTPTVDIESGNKAQLTVRAVAERATPTVTWSATGGTVSGSGQSASFDAAGLNAGTYTVTATVDNGRGGRASCTMTVNVSQKINVSGFAENQFRPNNVAKAILDSVAVQMKNDPQLRASVAGYTDGSRREARVKGLGQKRAQAIADYLVSKGIDASRITATDGGASTVGDIKTEAGRKENRRAEILLAVH